Proteins encoded in a region of the Leptolyngbya sp. 'hensonii' genome:
- a CDS encoding DNA methyltransferase, translated as MTFIESLASTPADADRVRNSTANKVTEEDQPFHNWYRFVLSFPPHLVRSYIQKFNLQSGQTLLDPFCGTGTTVIEAKLNNIDGTGIEANPMAHFASSVKVDWDVDPENLINHARNVANQVESQRDFYQLEALKTLPEAAYKLLLGNSIYPIPLHKALILLETIKVGPNNPYWRHERLAFATAIVKYCSNLHFAPEVGVRQKPEKDPPVLESWLQEVEAMAEDISQAPRVDAIATIHHADSREVGQLLSPCSLDGVFTSPPYPNEKDYTRTTRLETVLLGFAQTKEELRHLKKGLLRSNTRGVYKGDDDDQWVAGHAEIQRIAQEIENRRIELGKTSGFERMYHRAVKLYFGGMARHFASLRPYLKPGAMLGYVVGDQASYLQVMIRTGQLLAEIAQPLGYEVVNIDLFRTRLATATKQQMREEVVVLRWPG; from the coding sequence ATGACGTTCATTGAATCTTTGGCATCTACCCCCGCAGATGCAGATCGGGTCAGGAATAGTACTGCCAATAAGGTGACTGAGGAAGATCAACCCTTTCATAATTGGTATCGATTCGTCCTGTCTTTCCCGCCGCACCTGGTGCGTAGCTACATTCAAAAATTCAATCTTCAGTCTGGGCAGACGCTCCTTGACCCTTTCTGTGGAACGGGGACAACCGTGATTGAGGCCAAACTCAATAACATTGATGGGACAGGCATTGAGGCCAATCCAATGGCCCACTTTGCCAGTTCTGTCAAGGTCGATTGGGATGTTGACCCCGAAAACCTGATCAACCATGCCAGAAACGTTGCGAATCAGGTTGAGAGTCAAAGGGATTTTTATCAGCTAGAAGCCCTGAAAACACTTCCGGAAGCTGCGTATAAATTACTGTTAGGCAACTCTATCTACCCAATCCCCCTCCACAAAGCCCTGATCCTGCTAGAGACCATTAAAGTTGGCCCAAATAATCCTTACTGGAGGCATGAGCGGCTTGCTTTTGCCACTGCGATCGTGAAGTACTGTAGTAACCTTCACTTCGCCCCAGAGGTTGGGGTGCGCCAGAAGCCAGAGAAAGATCCCCCTGTGCTGGAAAGCTGGCTACAAGAGGTTGAGGCAATGGCTGAAGATATCAGTCAGGCTCCCAGGGTAGATGCGATCGCCACCATCCACCATGCAGACTCGCGGGAAGTGGGCCAGTTGTTAAGCCCCTGTTCCCTCGACGGGGTTTTCACGTCACCACCGTACCCGAATGAAAAGGATTACACTCGGACCACCCGTCTTGAGACTGTGTTGCTGGGGTTTGCCCAAACCAAGGAAGAGCTTCGCCACCTGAAAAAGGGCTTGCTCCGCTCTAACACCAGGGGCGTATACAAAGGTGATGATGATGATCAGTGGGTTGCAGGACACGCAGAGATTCAACGCATTGCCCAGGAAATTGAAAACCGCAGAATCGAGTTAGGTAAAACCAGCGGGTTTGAACGCATGTATCATCGAGCGGTCAAGCTCTACTTTGGAGGGATGGCGCGACATTTTGCCTCTTTACGCCCCTATCTGAAACCAGGGGCCATGCTGGGGTATGTTGTCGGTGATCAGGCTTCCTACTTGCAAGTGATGATTCGCACAGGTCAGCTTCTGGCCGAAATTGCCCAACCTCTGGGGTATGAAGTGGTCAATATTGACCTATTTCGGACTCGCCTGGCTACAGCGACCAAACAGCAAATGAGAGAAGAGGTTGTCGTTTTGCGCTGGCCAGGTTGA
- the nth gene encoding endonuclease III, which produces MSISRKLAARKHRALEILARLKRCYPDATCTLNYETPVQLLVATILSAQCTDERVNLVTPELFGRFPDAPAIAGAELSELETLIRSTGFYRNKAKNIRAACQMIVTDFEGQVPDSMERLLKLPGVARKTANVVLAHAYGINAGVTVDTHVKRLSHRLGMTEHQDPIRIERDLIELIPRPDWENWSIRLIYHGRAVCNARHPACDRCLLNDLCPSATIPPALEEATASV; this is translated from the coding sequence ATGAGTATCAGTCGTAAGTTAGCGGCCCGCAAGCATCGGGCTTTGGAAATTCTGGCACGCCTGAAGCGGTGCTATCCGGATGCTACCTGCACGCTCAACTATGAAACCCCTGTGCAATTATTGGTGGCAACGATTCTTTCGGCCCAATGCACGGATGAGCGGGTCAATCTGGTGACGCCGGAACTGTTTGGGCGATTTCCAGATGCCCCTGCGATCGCGGGGGCAGAGCTTTCCGAATTGGAGACCCTGATCCGCTCCACCGGTTTTTATCGGAACAAAGCGAAGAATATTCGGGCTGCCTGTCAAATGATCGTGACAGACTTCGAGGGCCAGGTGCCTGATTCGATGGAACGCCTGCTGAAGTTGCCAGGAGTGGCCCGCAAGACGGCCAATGTGGTACTGGCCCATGCCTATGGGATTAATGCCGGGGTAACCGTGGATACCCATGTCAAGCGCCTGAGCCATCGCCTCGGGATGACCGAACACCAGGACCCGATTCGAATTGAGCGAGATTTGATCGAGCTGATTCCCCGACCTGATTGGGAAAACTGGTCGATCCGGCTGATCTACCATGGTCGGGCTGTTTGCAATGCCCGCCATCCTGCCTGCGATCGCTGTCTCCTGAATGACCTGTGTCCCTCGGCTACCATCCCACCAGCTTTAGAAGAAGCCACAGCTTCAGTTTAA
- the msrA gene encoding peptide-methionine (S)-S-oxide reductase MsrA, which yields MGLFGFSKKTALPTAAEALPGRSEVMVITNRHFVNGHPLQPPFPEGMETALFGMGCFWGAERKFWQQSGVYSTAVGYAAGTTPNPSYREVCTGMTGHNEVVLVIFDPTVITYSEILKVFWESHNPTQGMRQGNDVGTQYRSGIYTYSTEQQQLAEASREMYQTSLSAAGYGPITTEILDAPAFYYAEDYHQQYLAKNPGGYCGLGGTNVSCPLPTGVSA from the coding sequence ATGGGACTGTTTGGATTTAGCAAAAAGACTGCCCTGCCGACTGCAGCAGAGGCTCTACCCGGACGATCGGAGGTCATGGTGATCACCAATCGGCATTTCGTCAATGGCCATCCGCTCCAACCGCCCTTCCCGGAAGGGATGGAAACGGCCCTGTTTGGGATGGGCTGCTTCTGGGGGGCGGAGCGGAAGTTCTGGCAACAATCGGGAGTCTACTCCACCGCAGTTGGTTATGCTGCCGGAACCACACCCAATCCATCCTATCGGGAAGTCTGCACGGGCATGACTGGTCACAACGAGGTAGTGCTGGTGATATTCGACCCCACGGTGATCACCTACAGCGAGATCCTGAAGGTGTTCTGGGAAAGCCACAATCCGACTCAGGGCATGCGCCAGGGGAATGACGTTGGTACCCAGTATCGATCGGGGATCTACACCTACTCGACAGAGCAGCAGCAACTGGCCGAAGCCTCACGGGAGATGTACCAGACATCCCTCAGTGCCGCCGGGTATGGCCCCATCACCACGGAAATTCTGGATGCCCCAGCCTTCTATTATGCGGAGGACTACCACCAGCAGTATCTGGCTAAGAATCCGGGCGGTTACTGTGGCCTGGGGGGAACGAACGTGTCCTGTCCCCTGCCCACAGGCGTTTCGGCGTAG
- the rseP gene encoding RIP metalloprotease RseP, which translates to MSVLAAIGVLALLIVVHELGHFAAARLQGIHVNRFSIGFGPILWKYQGSQTEYAIRGFPLGGFVGFPDDDPDSNIPADDPDLLRNRPLLDRAIVISAGVIANLVFAYLLLVVQFGTVGAFNGFDYQPGVLVPRLTSDSSPAAIGGIRPGDVILSVDGQKLAASKEATTLLTQTIQSKPNQKITFTVQRGDRELALTVTPEQGDKGKGQIGVQLQPLGKALYKRPDNFFGAFTLGAEEFQKIVSLTLQGFGQLVSNFQRTASQVAGPVAIVALGADIAHKDATALFHFAALISINLAIINILPLPALDGGQLTFLLIEGLRGQPLPTRIQDGVMQTGLMLLLGLGIFLIIRDTANLWIR; encoded by the coding sequence ATGTCCGTTCTGGCTGCGATCGGTGTTCTCGCCCTTTTAATTGTGGTGCATGAGTTGGGGCACTTTGCTGCGGCTCGGTTACAGGGGATTCATGTCAACCGCTTTTCGATCGGTTTCGGGCCGATTCTCTGGAAATATCAGGGATCGCAGACAGAGTACGCCATTCGGGGATTTCCTCTGGGAGGATTCGTGGGGTTTCCGGACGACGATCCGGATAGCAATATTCCTGCAGATGATCCTGATCTTTTGCGGAACCGGCCTCTCCTGGATCGGGCGATCGTGATCAGTGCCGGTGTCATTGCCAATCTGGTCTTCGCCTATCTGCTCCTGGTGGTGCAGTTCGGGACCGTCGGCGCGTTTAATGGCTTTGATTATCAACCTGGTGTTTTGGTGCCCCGCTTGACTTCTGACAGTTCCCCAGCCGCGATCGGGGGCATTCGGCCCGGAGATGTGATTCTGAGCGTAGACGGCCAGAAACTGGCCGCCTCGAAAGAAGCAACAACTCTCCTAACCCAAACCATTCAGTCGAAACCCAATCAAAAAATCACTTTCACGGTTCAGAGGGGAGATCGTGAGCTTGCCCTCACAGTCACTCCTGAACAAGGGGACAAGGGCAAGGGGCAGATCGGAGTTCAGTTGCAACCATTGGGCAAGGCTCTCTACAAGCGACCGGATAATTTCTTCGGGGCGTTTACCCTGGGGGCAGAGGAATTTCAGAAAATTGTTTCCCTGACCCTCCAAGGTTTTGGGCAATTGGTCAGTAATTTCCAACGTACCGCTAGTCAGGTGGCCGGGCCTGTGGCGATCGTGGCCCTTGGAGCAGACATTGCTCACAAAGATGCCACGGCTTTGTTTCACTTCGCAGCCCTGATCAGCATTAACCTGGCCATTATCAACATTCTGCCCCTACCCGCTCTGGATGGCGGGCAATTGACCTTCCTCTTGATTGAGGGGCTGCGTGGCCAACCGCTGCCAACTCGGATTCAGGATGGCGTGATGCAAACGGGGCTGATGTTGCTGCTGGGATTGGGTATCTTTTTGATCATTCGGGATACAGCCAATCTGTGGATCCGATGA
- a CDS encoding GAF domain-containing protein — MLSSSEAVKLVDPQLIRSDDTVFQAALDDISQLAASLCQTPIAVIHLQEEGHQPVTASFGPIPFYASCVIPFWDFSLAAPDVLVIDDICQDGRFVADTLVAGDAIVRFCAAIPLCNAAGLTIGVLSVLDHIPRQLTADQQRSLQALSRQVMAQLELSHSRRMLPPNPDQNRPTESALPLEQDFAATLLRTSEPLSRSFVATVLESPNALVAVLSPEGRILYLNQLCQTTINCSIEAVRNRYFWEVLIAPEHQELAQNRIAHLKAGRGGTEYESYCLNRSGLPRQITWFHALLPHTGEPIDYILCNGFDITDRRRAELAVQESERQYRSIVDSIQEVIFQIGHTGTWTLLNHAWTRITGFTLGESIGTEFLDYLHPEDQEQQATLFQSLIQKQQEFYRQEIRCRTKTGDWRWLQIHAYSLSDAQGGIVSISGTLNDITDLKRAETLIAKPGRLSTLVAEIGNILVQGNNLSELLENCSITMVQYLQAASIRIWTLDQDSGLLELQATAGQHFQTEDFPNRIPVGISLLGFIAQTRQPYFSRNVAQEVCLVSRSWLEQENIVSFLGYPLIVENHLVGMMVIFSYHELDQTTQDFLSWIGSSLAIAIDRSWARQALLSRRESLLLRLGNQIRKSLDLDTILQTIVSEIRNLLHVDRCYFLWCWPQAEGLMMAVTHEAPNSELPSLLGELPTAQAMSLSEKILNLEVLWIDRIDHESALDPVLTQHFQSLGIVSQLLIPLETRSGQFGALICSHCLPRTWHHSEVDLLRAVTDQLAIAMDQAELYAQTRAAALAAQTQAQQLSETLHKLQETQSQLVQHEKMSSLGQMVAGVAHEINNPVNFIGGNIVYARDYIQELLGLLELYQQHYPDPHPDIQEQTREIDLNFLVEDLLKVLSSMQIGADRIRQIVLSLRNFSRLDEAEMKPVDIHDGLDSTLLILQNRLKSREDRPGIEVLKDYGNLPLVECYAGQLNQVFMNILANAIDALEESLVSSDPSSLLYKGQRSSDSTPVTIPTITIRTEMLDQRVLIRIADNGPGMPETVRQKLFDPFFTTKEVGRGTGLGLSISYQIVVEKHKGKLECKSEPGQGSEFCIEIPIPNLV; from the coding sequence GTGTCATTCCTTTCTGGGACTTTAGCCTGGCTGCACCAGATGTGTTGGTGATTGACGATATCTGCCAAGATGGACGGTTTGTAGCCGACACCCTGGTTGCTGGGGATGCAATCGTTCGTTTTTGCGCGGCCATTCCCCTGTGCAATGCTGCTGGCCTCACCATAGGGGTCTTGTCTGTGTTAGATCATATCCCGCGTCAGCTCACGGCAGACCAGCAACGATCGCTGCAAGCTCTGAGTCGTCAGGTTATGGCACAGTTAGAATTAAGCCACAGTCGGCGGATGTTGCCCCCAAACCCAGACCAGAATCGGCCAACAGAAAGCGCTCTCCCACTGGAGCAGGACTTTGCGGCGACCCTGCTGAGGACCTCTGAGCCCCTGTCCCGTAGCTTTGTGGCCACTGTCCTGGAAAGCCCGAATGCACTGGTGGCTGTGCTGTCTCCAGAAGGTCGGATTCTCTATCTGAATCAACTCTGTCAGACTACGATTAACTGTTCCATTGAGGCTGTTAGAAATCGATACTTTTGGGAGGTTCTGATTGCTCCGGAACATCAAGAACTGGCCCAGAACAGAATTGCCCACCTGAAAGCTGGGAGGGGTGGTACTGAGTATGAGAGCTATTGCCTCAACCGTAGTGGCTTGCCCCGACAAATTACCTGGTTTCATGCCCTATTACCCCATACAGGTGAGCCGATCGACTATATTCTCTGTAACGGTTTCGACATTACAGACCGCCGCCGGGCAGAACTGGCCGTACAGGAAAGTGAACGCCAGTATCGGTCCATTGTCGATAGCATTCAAGAGGTCATTTTCCAGATTGGTCATACTGGAACCTGGACCCTGCTCAACCATGCCTGGACCCGGATTACTGGCTTTACTCTGGGAGAAAGTATTGGCACCGAATTTCTGGATTACCTCCATCCAGAAGACCAGGAACAACAGGCTACCCTTTTCCAGTCCCTGATCCAAAAACAGCAGGAATTTTATCGGCAGGAGATTCGTTGTCGGACAAAGACGGGAGATTGGCGGTGGTTACAGATCCACGCCTATAGCCTATCTGATGCCCAGGGAGGCATTGTCAGTATTTCTGGCACGCTCAATGATATTACCGATCTCAAGCGGGCAGAAACGCTGATTGCTAAACCAGGTCGCCTGTCTACTCTGGTTGCAGAGATTGGCAACATCCTGGTGCAGGGCAACAACCTCTCAGAACTCTTAGAAAACTGTTCCATCACCATGGTTCAGTATCTGCAGGCTGCTTCCATTCGGATTTGGACCCTGGATCAGGATTCTGGTCTCCTGGAATTGCAAGCCACTGCCGGACAACATTTTCAGACCGAAGATTTTCCGAATCGGATTCCAGTTGGGATTTCCCTCCTTGGCTTCATTGCCCAAACCAGGCAACCCTACTTCAGTCGTAATGTTGCTCAGGAAGTCTGCCTGGTTTCCCGCTCCTGGCTAGAGCAAGAGAACATTGTCAGTTTTCTCGGCTATCCTCTCATAGTCGAGAATCATCTGGTTGGGATGATGGTGATCTTCAGTTATCACGAACTGGACCAGACCACTCAAGACTTTTTGAGCTGGATTGGCAGCAGTCTGGCGATCGCGATCGATCGGTCCTGGGCCAGACAGGCCCTGCTCAGTCGGCGTGAATCCCTACTCCTGCGGCTGGGGAACCAGATTCGCAAATCTCTGGATCTGGATACCATCTTGCAAACAATAGTCTCCGAGATTCGCAACCTGCTGCATGTCGATCGGTGTTATTTTCTCTGGTGCTGGCCCCAGGCCGAGGGCTTGATGATGGCGGTGACCCATGAGGCTCCTAATTCTGAACTGCCCAGTCTGCTGGGTGAGTTGCCCACAGCCCAGGCAATGTCTCTTTCTGAAAAAATTCTGAACCTGGAAGTGCTGTGGATTGACCGCATCGATCACGAATCGGCCCTCGACCCAGTTCTGACTCAGCACTTCCAGAGTTTAGGCATTGTGTCCCAGTTGCTAATCCCACTGGAGACCCGTTCCGGTCAGTTTGGGGCTCTGATTTGCAGCCATTGTCTTCCCAGAACCTGGCATCATAGCGAAGTTGATCTGCTGCGGGCCGTCACCGATCAACTGGCGATCGCTATGGATCAGGCTGAACTGTACGCTCAGACAAGGGCTGCTGCCCTGGCTGCCCAGACTCAAGCTCAACAACTGAGTGAAACCCTGCACAAGCTACAGGAAACCCAATCTCAACTGGTGCAACACGAGAAAATGTCTAGCCTGGGGCAGATGGTAGCCGGGGTGGCCCATGAGATCAACAACCCGGTTAATTTCATTGGCGGTAATATTGTCTACGCCCGTGACTATATCCAGGAATTGCTGGGTCTCCTGGAACTCTACCAGCAGCACTATCCCGACCCCCATCCTGACATCCAGGAGCAAACTAGAGAAATAGATTTGAATTTCCTGGTGGAAGATCTGCTTAAGGTGTTGTCTTCTATGCAAATTGGGGCCGATCGGATCCGTCAGATTGTCCTGTCTCTCCGCAATTTCTCTCGGTTGGATGAGGCGGAGATGAAACCTGTCGATATCCATGATGGATTGGACAGTACGCTGCTGATTCTGCAAAATCGCCTGAAATCTCGTGAGGACCGTCCTGGGATTGAAGTGCTCAAAGATTATGGGAACCTGCCCCTGGTGGAATGCTATGCAGGTCAGTTAAACCAGGTGTTCATGAATATTCTGGCAAATGCGATCGACGCCCTGGAAGAGTCACTGGTCAGTAGTGATCCTTCATCTCTCCTCTATAAAGGCCAGAGAAGCAGTGACTCCACCCCAGTCACGATCCCAACCATTACCATCCGAACCGAGATGCTGGATCAGCGTGTCCTGATCCGGATTGCAGATAATGGACCAGGTATGCCAGAAACCGTTCGCCAGAAGCTGTTTGATCCCTTTTTTACCACCAAAGAAGTGGGTCGAGGTACGGGTTTGGGTCTGTCCATCAGTTATCAAATTGTGGTTGAGAAGCACAAGGGAAAACTGGAATGCAAGTCCGAACCCGGTCAAGGGTCAGAGTTTTGCATCGAGATTCCGATCCCAAACTTGGTGTAA